In Alosa alosa isolate M-15738 ecotype Scorff River chromosome 19, AALO_Geno_1.1, whole genome shotgun sequence, a genomic segment contains:
- the LOC125284391 gene encoding uncharacterized protein LOC125284391 encodes MEIAKTSQSLTTASEMRETTQMLMQPNANWEEYLTPAPLSIAIMGELIFISSGDDFSINPSKRDSKDSPQKPFEYIKYPDSFRACLMQVCNSGWHAFNEAHKNMDQIRIHTSTVPVYMKAAVKILFKGNDEVIKTLLPNQLENIRTIADECVTLADSVEKKYMDVINLIQELLAACVNAECIYGDELDKVKMKLREAKTKEKTARELTKRSEKAFEAMSKQLEEAQAGFMSSMDSLPTGWDMIGMDFVEGLTSGITRLLNPQKTSVTEKSDDKNPDEITLMTVYSKSGEILSYAGSLSEFVKESGIDWKELYDQKTKSTKTKWTQSQFERIYEDLKKLSDCNPVKKALALCEKGIAICAEIAKYDPEKKWDENITQKLIIDVKKVNDDARTFDSESKATSGSPALTPKPPMMYKAESTSGQRQSASQRASENAHFRIEQSRQQLQQACELYEKRMENMEKNEKELNEILIEMQNCKIKEIDFNTKIEMLVKGLDAMGRVKEQWEKMVRFFQMVSNIVKASLSQKLHSFVKTSEDIKKLAYNEKLFAKDLLYNYAFQASNIASLVHMISGTYTEVSSKYLMDKVSSLGKLMAMDKSNPEFMQERLKLQQSCKAAQDGILQLVQKNKKEFERKTDTRMEKIESGLKAVLPEASPEETKRMREIVQAGFTEGGNVDEEENYY; translated from the coding sequence ATGGAAATTGCGAAGACCAGTCAGAGTCTCACCACTGCATCAGAGATGCGGGAGACCACCCAGATGCTGATGCAGCCCAATGCAAACTGGGAGGAGTACCTGACTCCTGCTCCACTCTCCATCGCCATCATGGGGGAGCTCATCTTCATCTCCTCCGGGGACGACTTCTCCATCAACCCCTCCAAAAGAGACTCAAAAGACTCCCCTCAAAAGCCATTTGAGTACATAAAATACCCCGACTCCTTCAGGGCCTGCCTTATGCAGGTGTGTAACTCAGGCTGGCACGCATTCAACGAGGCCCACAAGAACATGGATCAGATCCGCATTCATACGTCAACAGTTCCTGTTTACATGAAGGCAGCGGTCAAGATCCTTTTCAAAGGCAATGATGAAGTTATTAAAACGCTCCTGCCCAATCAGCTGGAGAACATCCGCACTATTGCAGATGAGTGCGTGACACTAGCAGACAGTGTTGAAAAGAAATATATGGATGTCATCAACTTAATCCAGGAGCTGTTGGCAGCCTGTGTCAATGCCGAGTGCATTTATGGAGACGAGCTAGATAAGGTCAAGATGAAATTGAGAGAAGCCAAAACAAAGGAGAAGACTGCCAGAGAGCTGACCAAACGGTCCGAAAAAGCTTTTGAGGCGATGTCGAAGCAACTAGAAGAAGCACAAGCGGGGTTCATGAGCTCAATGGACTCCCTTCCAACGGGATGGGACATGATAGGCATGGATTTTGTTGAAGGACTCACATCAGGTATAACAAGACTTCTGAATCCACAGAAAACTTCAGTAACGGAAAAGAGTGATGATAAAAATCCTGATGAGATCACTCTGATGACTGTCTACAGCAAGTCTGGAGAGATTCTGAGCTATGCAGGGAGTCTTAGTGAGTTTGTCAAAGAAAGTGGAATTGACTGGAAGGAATTATATGATCAGAAAACTAAATCTACCAAGACCAAATGGACTCAATCTCAGTTTGAAAGGATCTATGAAGACCTGAAGAAACTGTCTGATTGCAATCCTGTGAAGAAAGCTCTGGCATTATGTGAGAAGGGCATTGCCATCTGTGCAGAGATAGCAAAGTATGACCCAGAGAAGAAGTGGGATGAGAATATAACCCAAAAGCTGATAATAGATGTTAAGAAGGTGAACGACGATGCCCGAACCTTTGACAGTGAGAGTAAGGCCACCTCAGGTTCTCCTGCACTTACCCCAAAACCGCCGATGATGTACAAAGCAGAGAGTACATCAGGACAACGGCAGTCTGCCAGTCAGAGAGCATCGGAGAACGCCCATTTCCGCATCGAGCAGAGCCGACAACAACTCCAGCAAGCGTGTGAGTTATATGAGAAGCGTATGGAAAATATGGAGAAAAACGAGAAGGAGCTGAACGAGATCCTGATTGAGATGCAGAACTGCAAGATCAAAGAGATTGACTTCAACACCAAAATCGAAATGCTGGTCAAAGGTCTCGATGCCATGGGCAGAGTCAAAGAGCAGTGGGAGAAGATGGTGCGCTTCTTCCAGATGGTCTCCAACATCGTTAAAGCAAGTCTCAGTCAGAAGCTACACAGCTTTGTGAAGACATCCGAAGATATAAAGAAACTCGCTTACAACGAGAAGCTGTTTGCAAAAGACCTCTTGTACAACTATGCTTTTCAAGCCTCCAACATCGCCAGCCTGGTCCACATGATCTCAGGGACCTACACTGAAGTGTCCAGCAAATACCTGATGGACAAAGTGAGCAGCCTGGGCAAGCTCATGGCCATGGATAAGAGTAACCCAGAGTTCATGCAAGAGCGTCTGAAGCTGCAGCAGTCTTGCAAGGCAGCTCAGGACGGCATCCTTCAGCTGGTCCAGAAGAACAAGAAGGAATTTGAGAGGAAGACCGACACCAGGATGGAAAAAATAGAAAGTGGGCTGAAAGCCGTTCTGCCTGAAGCCTCGCCCGAGGAGActaagagaatgagagaaatagTTCAGGCCGGGTTTACAGAGGGAGGGAATGTTGATGAGGAAGAGAATTATTACTGA